In the genome of Indioceanicola profundi, the window CTGGAAACCGCGTTGGCGAAGAGGGCCCCGAGTGCCTTGCGCGCACGCTGGAAGGCGTTGACCCGTAGCCCTGCCAGATCCGCCATTGAAGCGATGCTCAGCTGCCGGTCGGCCAGTGTGATCGCGACGTTGTGGTAGACGAGATAGGGCTCGCTCAGCGTGAATTGCGTTCCTTCCAGCGAAACAGCTGGTGCGATTGCATCCACGGCTGCCCGGTACAATGCCTGTACGAGGCGCGCATTCGGCCCGAAATAGGAAATGATCTCATGACCCGGCACCCGCATGGCCGCGGCGATGATTTCGTATTCCAAGCCGGAAACACGGCTGTCGGCGCCGACCTCCACCAGAGGGGCGGCTGGCCTGAAGCCGAATGGAACACGCCGCTGGCTTGCTGCTCCGGATGCGTCTGGGTGCAGCAAGGCTGCGGTGCCCAACCCGATGACCATAGCTCGTCGCGTGACCATATTCTGCATTCGGCCGAGACCACTCCTCCGAGCCTACCGGCGGCGCGTTGAGTCCTACAGAGGACGTCAATTGAGAGGCATGC includes:
- a CDS encoding substrate-binding periplasmic protein: MQNMVTRRAMVIGLGTAALLHPDASGAASQRRVPFGFRPAAPLVEVGADSRVSGLEYEIIAAAMRVPGHEIISYFGPNARLVQALYRAAVDAIAPAVSLEGTQFTLSEPYLVYHNVAITLADRQLSIASMADLAGLRVNAFQRARKALGALFANAVSSFAAYHEEGHQDRQALPLVHDRTDVIIGDRRILLHHLRMAMAAMGVWKEWKVHPLFTPTPRSAAFREASIAADFNAGLAAIRADGTYQALMDQYSTPD